Within the Pseudonocardia alni genome, the region ACGGATACGTCATGCCGAAGAACAAGACGCACAAGGGGACCGCGAAGCGCGTCCGCATCACCGGTGGCGGCAAGCTCATGCGCCAGCAGGCCGGGCTGCGGCACCGTCTCGAGGTCAAGTCGCGCAAGGAGAAGCGCGACCTGTCGGGCACCGTCGAGCTCGCCAAGGCCGATGTGAAGCGCGTCAAGAAGCTGCTCGGTCACTGACCTTCCGCCCCTTTCACGAACCCCGGCACGCCGTACCCCCATCGCGGTAGTGCCGGAGAAGCCCCAGGAGATACCCCATGGCACGCGTGAAGCGCTCCGTGAACGCCCAGAAGAAGCGCCGCACCACGCTGGAGTCGGCCGCCGGCTACCGCGGGCAGCGCTCGCGGCTGTACCGCAAGGCCAAGGAGCAGATGCTCCACTCGATGAACTACGCCTACCGGGACCGTCGTGCGCGCAAGGGCGACTTCCGGCAGCTGTGGATCACTCGCATCAACGCCGCGGCCCGCGCCAACGACATGACCTACAACCGGTTCATCCAGGGCCTCAAGGCCGCCGGTGTCGAGGTCGACCGCAAGAACCTCGCCGAGATCGCCGTGAGCGACCCGGCCGCGTTCGCCGCGCTCGTCGCGGTGGCGAAGGAGAACCTGCCGGTCGGCACCGAGCAGGGCTCCGCGGCCTGAGGTGACCCGAGGCGACATCGAGTCGCGCGGCGCCGGCGAGCGCTCCGCGGACTCCACGCCCGGTACCGAACGCACTCCCCGCGTCGCAGCGGCACGCAAGCTGCTGCGGCGCGCGGGGCGCGATCGGACCGGGCGTTTCCTCGTGGAGGGCGCCCAGGCCGTCCGCGAGGCCCTCGCCGCCGTGACGGTGCACGAGCTGTTCGTCACCGCCGTCGCCGCCGAGCGCCACCCCGAGCTGGTGGAGGCCGCGGAGCGCTCCGGCGCCCGCGTGTCCCCGGTGACGGACAAGGCCGCCGCGGGTCTGTCCGAGACGGTCACCCCGCAGGGGATCGTCGCCGTCTGCGACCTGCTCGACGTCCCGGTCGCCACCGCGCTGGCCGGGGTCCCCGGATTCGTCACGGTCTGCGACGGCATCTCCGACCCCGGCAACGTCGGCACCGTGATCAGGGTCGCCGACGCGGCGGGCTGCGACGCGGTCCTCCTGGCGGGGGACACCGTCGACCCGCACAACGGCAAGGCCGTCCGGGCCTCCACCGGCAGCGTGTTCCATCTGCCGCTGGCCCGCGACCGGGACGCGCCCGCCGTCGTCGAGATGTGTCGCGCGGCCGGGCTGACCACGCTCGTCGCCGACGGGCACGGCGAGGTCGACCTGCACGACCCCGCGGTCACCCCGACCCTCGCCGGTCCCGTCGCCTGGATCCTCGGCAGCGAGGCGCACGGCCCGTCGGCCGAGGTGCACGCCTCCGCGGACCACCGGGTCCGTGTCCCGATCCACGGCCGCGCCGAGTCGCTGAACCTCGCCACCGCCGCGGCGATCTGCCTGTACGCGACGGTGGGGGCCCGCGCCGGCGTCGCCCCGCAGCTGTCCCCGGCGCGCGACTGAAACCGGCTCGCGGCCGCCCTCTACGATCGTGGGCACCATGAGTGAGAACGACACGGCGAGCCCTCTCGACCCGGATGCACTGAAGGCCGCGGTGGAGGCCGCCCGCACGGCGTTCGACGAGGCGGGCGACCTCGACGCGCTGGCCGCGGCGAAGCCCGCGCACCTCGGCGACCGCGCCCCGATCCCGATGGCCCGCCGGTCGCTGGGGCAGCTGCCCGGCCCCGAGCGCGCCGACGCCGGCAAGCGGGTCAACGCCGCCCGCGTGGAGGCCCAGGCCGCGTTCGACGCGCGCCGCGAGGTCCTGCTCGTCGAGCGCGACGCCCGGGTGCTGGCCGAGGAGGCCGTCGACGTCACGCTGCCCTGGGACCGTCGCCCGCGCGGCGCGCGCCACCCCATCACACAGCTGTCCGAGCGGATCGCCGACATCTTCGTCGGGATGGGCTGGGAGGTCGCGGAGGGTCCCGAGGTCGAGGCGTCGTGGCTGAACTTCGACGCGCTCAACTTCGGCAAGGACCACCCCGCCCGCACCATGCAGGACACCTTCTACCTGGGTGACCCCGAGCGCGGGCAGGACTCGGGCACGGTGCTGCGCACGCACACCTCGCCGGTGCAGGTCCGGTCGCTGCTGGAGCGCGAGCTGCCGGTCTACGTGGCCTGCCCCGGCCGGACCTTCCGCACCGACGAGCTCGACGCCACCCACACCCCGGTGTTCCACCAGGTCGAGGGCCTCGCCGTCGACCGCGGGCTGACCATGGCCCACCTCAAGGGGACGCTCGACGCGTTCGCCCGCGCGGTGTTCGGCCCGGAGGCCGGTACCCGGATGCGGCCGTCGTACTTCCCGTTCACCGAGCCCTCGGCCGAGGTGGACCTGTGGTTCCCGCAGAAGAAGGGCGGCCCCGGCTGGGTCGAGTGGGGCGGCTGCGGCATGGTCAACCCCCACGTCCTGCGCGCCTGCGGCGTCGACACCGACGTCTACTCCGGTTTCGCGTTCGGCATGGGCATCGAGCGGACCCTGATGTTCCGCAACGGCATCCCGGACATGCGGGACATGGTCGAGGGCGACGTGCGCTTCTCGACCGCGTTCGGTGTCTGACCCGGCCCACCCCGCTTCCACACGAGGAGTTCTGAGCAGTGCGAGTGTCCGCGTCCTGGCTCGCCCGGCACATCGACCCGGCGGCGCTGCCCGCCGGTCCCGAGGCGATCGGCGACGCCTTCGTCCGCGTCGGGCTGGAGGTCGAGGAGATCCATCCGGCCCCCGCGGTCACCGGGCCGGTCACGGTCGCCCGGGTCGAGGAGATCGAGGAGCTCACCGGGTTCAAGAAGCCGATCCGGTACTGCCGGGTGGGCTTCGAGGGGCAGCGCCACCGCTACGTGGTGTGCGGTGCCCGCAACTTCGCGGTCGGCGACCTCGTCGTCGTCACCGAGCCGGGTGCGGTGCTGCCCGGTGACTTCGCGATCGCCCAGCGCACGACCTACGGCAAGGTCTCCGACGGCATGATCGCCTCGGCGAAGGAGCTCGGCCTCGGCGCCGAGAGCGGCGGCATCCTCGTGCTGCCGCCCGGCACTGCCGAGCCCGGCGACGACGCCCTCGACGTCCTCGGCCTGTCCGAGCCCGTCGTCGAGCTCGCCGTCACCCCGGACCGGGGCTACTGCTTCGCCGTCCGCGGTCTCGCCCGCGAGCTCGCGACCTCGCTCGACGCCGACTACACCGACCCGGTCACCCGGGTCACCGTCCCGGAGACCACCGGCGACGCGTGGCCGGTGCGGCTCGCCGACACCGATGCCTGCCCGCGGTTCGTCGCGCGCCGGGTGGACGGCGTCGACCCGGCCGCGCCCAGCCCCTGGTGGATGCAGCGCGCGCTGCTCTCGGCCGGGATGCGGCCGATCTCGCTGATCGTCGACGTCACCAACTTCGTGATGCTCGACCTGGGCCAGCCGCTGCACGCCTACGACGCGACCCGCCTGACCGGCGCCATCGAGGTCCGCCGTGCGACGACGGGGGAGAAGCTGCAGACCCTCGACGGCCACACCCGTGCGCTGGACACCGACGACCTGCTCATCACCGACGACTCCGGCCCGATCGGGCTCGCCGGTGTCATGGGCGGCGCGTCCACCGAGATCCCCGCGCCGGAGGACCTCGCCGACGGCGCCCGGGTCGACGTGCTGCTGGAGGCCGCGCACTTCTCCCCACCGGTGATCGCGCGCGCCGCGCGCCGGCACAAGCTGCCCAGCGAGGCGTCCAAGCGGTTCGAGCGGGTGGTGGACCCGGCGCTGCCGCCGGTCGCGGCCGAGCGCGCTGCGCAGCTGCTCGTCGAGCTCGGCGGCGGGACCCTCGCCGACGGCCGCACCGACGCCGGCGGGGTCCCCGCCGTCGCGAGCGTGCGGATGCCGCTGTCGATGCCCGACCGCGTCGCCGGCGTCGACTACCCGCGCGGGGCCACCGTGCGCCGCCTGACCCAGGTCGGCTGCGCCGTCTCGCTGGACACCGGTGCCGGCGGCGAGGGCGTCGTCGTCGCGACCCCGCCGACCTGGCGCCCGGACATCACCATGGCCGCCGACCTGGTGGAGGAGGTGCTGCGCCTGGAGGGCTACGACGCCATCCCCTCCGTGCTGCCCACCGCCCCGGCCGGCCGTGGCCTGACCGCCGCCCAGCAGCGCCGCCGCGCGGTGTCGCGCGCCCTGGCCGAGGCCGGCCACGTCGAGGTGCTGCCGTTCCCGTTCGTCTCCGACGCCGTCTGGGACGACCTGGGTCTGCCCGCCGACGACGAGCGCCGCCGCACCGTGGCCGTCACCAACCCGCTCGACGCCGAGCGGTCCCGGCTCACGACGACCCTGCTCCCCGGGCTGCTGGACATGCTGGTGCGCAACCGTTCCCGCGGCGCCGAGGACCTCGCGCTGTACGCGATCGCGCAGGTCGTGCAGCCGGGGGAGACCACCCCCGCGATGCCCGACCCCGCCGTCACCGGCCGTCCGTCCGACGCCGAGTACGCCGCCCTGCGCGCCGCGCTGCCCGACCAGCCCGTGCACGTCGGGGTCGTCCTCGCCGGGAACCGCGAGCCGCGCGGCTGGTGGGGCCGGGGCCGTCCCGCCGCCTGGTCCGACGCCGTCGAGGCGGCCCGGCTGACCGGTGCCGCCGCCGGGGTGGAGCTGCGGCCGCGTCGCGCCGAGCGGGCGCCGTGGCACCCGGGCCGGTGCGCGGAGCTCGTCGTCGCGGGCACCGACACCGTCGTCGGGTACGCCGGGGAGCTGCACCCCAAGGTCGTCGAGGCGCTGGGGCTGCCGGCCCGCACCGCCGCCGCGGAGATCGACCTCGACGCGGTCCCGCTGCGGGAGAACCTGCCGGTGCCGCGGGTGTCGCCGTTCCCGCCGGTCGCGGTGGACGTCGCGCTGGTCGCCGACGAGACGGTCCCGGCCGCGGACCTCGCCGACGCGCTCACCTCGGGCGCGGGGGAGCTGCTGGAGTCGGTGCGGCTGTTCGACGTCTACACCGGCGACCAGGTCGGACAGGGCCGCCGCTCGCTGGCGTTCTCGCTGCGCCTGCGCGCCGCGGACCGCACGCTGACCAGCGAGGAGGCGAACGCCGCGCGTGACGCGGCGGTCGCCGAGGCCACCGCCCGGCACGGAGCCGCATTGCGCTGACCCCCGGTCCGTGGCGGGCCCGTGCCGGGCCACGGCCGGCTCAGCGCGGGGCCGCCGCGACGGCGGCCACCGCGGCGGCCCGCCACCGGTCGCGGGACGGTGTCCGCCCCGCGACCGCCACCGTCACCAGGTGCCGGGCGGTGGCCAGCTGCAGGGTCGGCCCGGCGACGGTGTCGAGCACCGTCGCGGAGGTCCCCGCCGGGAGCCCGGTCACCGCGCTGCCGTGCCGGGCGCCGGCGACGTAGCCGGCCGGCGTGCCCCGGTTCGTCGTGTACACGTTGACCGACACCGTCACGCCGTCGGCGAGCGCGAAGCAGGCCCGGGTGCGGGTCCCGTCGGTGCGGGTGACGACGGCGTTCGTCGCCGGCGCGACCGGCGGCCCGCCCAGCAGCCCGGTCAGCGCTGCCCGGTCGAGCAGGCACTCGTCGGCCACCACGTCCGAGGTCAGTGGGGCCGGAGCGGCCGGAGATGCGGGCCGGGCCGTGGCGCGCGCCGTACCCGGGGAGGGCCGGACCCGGCCGTCCGGGACACGGGACGCGCCGTCCCCGACCGGCACCGGGGGCACCGTGCGCGCCACGCCGGCCCCGCCGTCGGGAGGATCGGACGGGACCCCGGACGGGGGCGGCACGGGGACGGGCGGGACCGTCGCCGTCGGGCGGCCGTCGGTGGTCGGGGCGGCGAGCGGCCCGTTCGACAGCGGCCCCGGCACCGTGAACGACGTCGGCGGACGCCGGGTGGGCTCCGTCGGCCCCGCTCCGGACGAGAACGGCGCGGGTCCTCGACCCGTCGGCCACGGCGTCCCGGACACGGTCGACGCGCACCCGGCGAGCAGCCCCGCGAGCACCGTCGCGACGGCCGCCGTGCGCGCCACCGACCGCCTCCGTGCGGGCGCGCCCGCGTCCGGTCCCACCCCGCGTGTCACCCGTCGCCGCACCCGCGGGAAACTAGGCGTCGCACGCGGCCGCCGGGCCCGGTTCCGCACCGCCCGATCGCGATCGTGAATACCGATTGCATGGCTTTCCGAGGCCGTGCATACTCATCCACGTGGTACGCATCGCAGTGGCGGGAGCCAGTGGCTACGCCGGGGGAGAGCTCCTCCGGCTGCTGCTCGCACATCCCGAGGTGGAGATCGGCGCCCTCACGGCCGGCGGGAACGCGGGGACGCGTCTGGGCGAGCACCAGCCGCACCTGACCCCGCTCGCGGACCGCGTCCTGGGCGAGAGCACGGCCGAGAACCTCGCCGGACACGACGCGGTGTTCCTCGCACTGCCGCACGGCAGGTCCGCCGAGCTGGCGGCCCAGCTGGGGCCGGACACGCTCGTCGTGGACTGCGGGGCGGACCACCGCCTCACCGACCCGGCCGCCTGGGACCGCTGGTACGGCGGCGAGCACGCCGGGCACTGGCCCTACGGGCTGCCCGAGCTGCCCGGTGCCCGGGCCGCGCTGACCGGCACCCGTCGTGTCGCGGTGCCGGGCTGCTACCCGACCGGCACCAGCCTCGCGCTGGTCCCGGCCCTGGTCGCCGGCCTGGTGGCCCCCGAGGTCGTGATCACCGCGGTCACCGGCACCTCCGGCGCGGGCAAGTCGCTCAAGCCGCACCTGCTGGGCGCGGAGGTCATGGGGTCGCTGTCGGCGTACGGCGTCGGCGGCGTGCACCGGCACACCCCCGAGATCGCACAGAACCTGTCCACCGCGCTCGGCTCTCCCGTGTCGGTGAGCTTCACCCCGGTGCTCGCGCCGCTGCCGCGCGGCATCCTCGCCTCCTGCTCCGCCCCGCTGGCCGACCCGGCGACCGACGCCGAGGCGATCCGGGCGGTCTACGAGAAGGCCTACGCCGACGAGCCGTTCGTGCGGCTGCTGCCCGAGGGCCAGTGGCCCACCACGGCGCAGACCCTCGGCTCCAACATGGTCGCGCTGCAGGTCACCGTCGACGTCGACGCCGCCCGGCTGGTCGTCGTCTCCGCGATCGACAACCTCACCAAGGGCACCGCGGGCGGCGCCGTCCAGTGCATGAACCTGGCCCTCGGTCTGCCCGAGACCACCGGCCTGCCGACGACGGGAGTGGCGCCGTGAGCGTGACCGCAGCCCAGGGCTTCCGGGCCGCCGGGATCGCCGCCGGGATCAAGAAGTCCGGGAAGGCCGACCTGGCGCTCGTCGTCAACGACGGCCCGCGCGCCGAGGCCGCCGGGGTCTTCACCCGCAACAAGGTCAAGGCCGCCCCCGTCCTCTGGTCCCAGCAGGTGCTGACCACCGGCTCGCTGCGCGCGGTCGTCCTCAACTCCGGCGGGGCGAACGCCTGCACCGGCGCCGAGGGCTTCCAGGTCGCGCACGCCACCGCGGAGCAGGTCGCCGAGGTGGTCGGCTGCGGCGCGATCGACGTCGCCGTGTGCTCCACCGGCCTGATCGGTGAGCAGCTCCCGCGGGAGACCGTGCTCGCCGGGGTCCGGTCGGCCGCCGCGGAGCTGGCGTCCGGGCCCGAGGCCGGGTCCGCCGTCGCCGCCGCGATCATGACGACCGACACCGTCCCGAAGGAGTCCGCGGTCACCGACCCGGCGGGCTGGACCGTCGGGGGCACCACCAAGGGCGCCGGGATGATCGCCCCGTCGATGGCGACCATGCTCAGCGTGGTCACCACCGACGCCGTCCTCGACCGGGCCACGCTCGACGCCGCGCTGCGCGAGGCGGTCCGCTACAGCTTCGACCGGCTCGACGTCGACGGCTCGATGTCCACCAACGACACCGTGCTGGTGCTGGCCTCCGGTGCGTCCGGCGTCGAGGCCGACCCGGCGGTGTTCACCGCCGCGCTCACCCGCGTGTGCCGCGACCTCGCCGAGCAGATGCAGGCCGACGCCGAGGGCGTCACCAAGCGGATCACCGTGCGGGTCACCGGCGCCGCCTCCGAGGACGACGCGGTCACCGTCGCCCGCACGATCGCCCGCGACTCCCTGGTCAAGACCGCGATGTTCGGGTCCGACCCCAACTGGGGCCGGGTCGCCGCCTCCGCCGGGTACGCCGACGCCGAGATCGACCCCGAGCGCCTCGACGTCACGATCAACGGCGTGCTGCTGTGCAAGGGCGCCGTCGTCGCCGGGGACCGGGCCGACTGCGACCTGTCCGGGAAGGACGTGCTGATCGAGGTCGAGCTGGGCCTGTCCGGTGGGGCCGACGGGCACACCGCCGAGATCCGGACCACCGACCTGTCGCACGCCTACGTGGAGGAGAACAGTGCCTACTCCTCCTGAGCCGGTCGCCCCGGACGCGCTGCCGCAGCCGCAGATCGCGCCGTCCCCGGAGACCCCGGCCCGGCTGAAGCGGGCGGGGGAGAAGGCCGGTGTGCTCGCCGAGGCGCTGCCCTGGCTGCAGCGCTTCCACGGCCGGATCGTCGTCGTCAAGTACGGCGGCAACGCCATGATCGACGAGGAGCTGAAGCAGGCCTTCGCCCGGGACATGGTGTTCCTGCGGCTCGCGGGTATCCACCCGGTCGTCGTGCACGGCGGCGGGCCGCAGATCTCGGCGATGCTGAAACGGCTCGGCATGCCCGGCGAGTTCCGCGGCGGCCTGCGCGTCACCACCCCGGAGACGATGGAGATCGTCCGGATGGTGCTGTTCGGCCAGGTCGGGCGCGAGCTCGTCGGGCTGATCAACGCCCACGGGCCGCTCGCCGTCGGCCTGTCCGGGGAGGACGCGGGTTTGTTCACGGCCGAGAAGCGCACCGCGCTGGTCGGGGGCGAGCCCGTCGACATCGGTCTGGTCGGTGACGTCACGAGGGTCAACCCGGACGCGGTGCTGGACATCATCGCGGCGGGTCGCATCCCGGTCGTCGCCGGGATCGCGCCGGACGCCGACGGCCAGGTCCACAACATCAACGCCGACAGCGCCGCCGCGGCGCTCGCCGGCGCGCTGGACGCCGCGAAGCTCGTGGTGCTCACCGACGTCGAGGGGCTCTACGCGAACTACCCCGACCCGGAGTCGATCATCACCTCGCTGACCGCGGACCAGCTCGAGCCGATGCTGCCCCGCCTGGAGAGCGGCATGGCCCCGAAGATGGAGGCCTGCCTGCGCGCCGTGCGGTCGGGCGTCGGACAGGCCCACGTGATCGACGGTCGGGTGCCGCACTCGGTCCTGCTCGAGGTGTTCACACACGACGGCGTCGGCACCATGGTGCTGCCGGACGCCACAGCCGGGGGAACGACATGACCACGCACGCGCAGCGGTGGCAGGCCGCTCTGATGAACAACTACGGCACCCCGCCACTGACCCTGGTCCGTGGCGAGGGCGCCCGCGTCTGGGACGCCGAGGGTCGCGCGTACCTGGACCTCTACTCCGGGATCGCGGTCAACGCGCTCGGACACGCGCACCCGGCCGTCGTCGAGGCGGTGTCCGAGCAGGTCCGTACCCTGGGCCACACCTCGAACTTCTTCATCACCGAGCCCGCGCTGCAGCTCGCCGAGCGGCTGCAGGCACTGCTCGGCCGCGACGACGCCCGCACCCTGCTCTGCAACTCCGGCACCGAGGCCAACGAGGCCGCCTTCAAGATCGTCCGCCGGACCGGCAGGCCGGAGATCATCGCCTGCGAGGGCGCGTTCCACGGCCGCACGATGGGTGCGCTCGCGCTGACCGGGCAGCCCGCCAAGCGGGCCCCGTTCGAGCCGATGCCCGCCGGGGTGACCCACATCCCGTTCGGTGACGTCGCCGCACTCGACGCCGCCGTCACCGAGCGGACCGCCGCGGTGTTCCTGGAGCCGATCCTCGGGGAGGCCGGCGTGATCGTGCCGCCCGAGGGGTATCTGGCGGAGGCCCGGCGGATCACCGCCGAGCGCGGCGCACTGCTGGTCCTCGACGAGGTCCAGACCGGGATCGGCCGCACCGGCTACTGGTTCGCGCACCAGGCGCACGGCATCGTCCCCGACGCGATCACCCTGGCCAAGGGCCTCGGCGGCGGTCTCCCGATCGGGGCCTGCGTCGGGTTCGGCGCCGCCGCAGCGCTGCTCGAGCCCGGCCAGCACGGCACCACCTTCGGTGGCAACCCGGTGTCGTGCGCCGCGGCGCTCGCCGTCCTCGACACGGTCGCCGCCGAGGGGCTGCTCGCCCACGTCGACCGGCTCGGCAAGGAGATCCGCAGCCGGATCGAGGGTCTCGGCCACCCCCTGGTCGGCGACGTCTCCGGCGCCGGTCTGCACATCGGCGTCGGCCTCACCGCGCCGGTCGCCGCCCCGGCCGCCGCGGCCGCGCGCGACGCCGGGATCCTGGTCAACAACGCCACCCCGGACCGGCTGCGGCTGGCCCCGGCGCTGACCCTGACCGGCGACGAGGCCGAGGAGTTCCTGACGGCTCTGCCCGCCGTGCTCGACGCGGCCGCCGCCCAGCACGAGGGGCAGGGGAACTGATGGTCCGCCACCTGCTCCGCGACGACGACCTGACCCCGGCCGAGCAGGCCGAGGTCCTCGACCTCGCCGACCGGCTCAAGGCCGACCCGTTCGCCGAGCGCCCGCTCGCCGGGCCGCGCGCCGTGGGGGTCGTGTTCGACAAGTCCTCCACCCGCACCCGGGTGTCGTTCGAGGCCGGGATCAGCCAGCTCGGCGGCACCGCGATCATCCTCGACGGCACCACCAGCCAGCTGGGGCGCGGCGAGACCATCTCCGACACCTCCCGGGTGCTGTCGCGCTACGTCGACGCGATCGTGTGGCGCACCAGCGGCCAGGAGCGGATCGAGGAGATGGCCTGCGCGGCGACCGTGCCGGTCGTCAACGCGCTGACCGACCTGTTCCACCCGTGCCAGATCCTGGCGGACCTGCAGACCGTGCGGGAGCGCTTCGGCCGTCTCGCCGGGCTCACCCTGACCTACCTCGGCGACGGTGCGAACAACGTCGCCCACTCGCTGCTGCTCGGCGGGGCCACGGCCGGGCTGCACGTCCGGATCGCCGCGCCCGCCGGGTTCACCCCCGACGACGGCGTGTTGCGCGACGCGAAGACCCGGGCCGAGCAGACCGGGGGATCGGTCACGCTCGTCGCGGACCCGGTCGCCGCCGTCGCCGGCGCCCAGGTCGTCGTCACCGACACCTGGACCTCGATGGGCCAGGAGGACGACGGGCTCGACCGGGTCGCGCCGTTCCGGCCCTATCAGGTGAACGCCGCCCTGCTGGAGCGCGCCGCACCGGACGCGGTCGTGCTGCACTGCCTGCCGGCCCACCGGGGGGACGAGATCACCGACGAGGTCCTCGACGGCCCCGCCAGCGCCGTCTGGGACGAGGCCGAGAACCGGTTGCACGCGCAGAAGGCGCTGCTCACCTGGCTCCTTCGGCATGGGTGAGGCGGACCGCGACCGCAGGAACCCGGTGAGCCGGGCCAGCCGGCAGGCGGCCGTCATCGACGTGGTCTGGAACTACGAGCTGAGCAGCCAGGTGGAGATCATCGGGTTGCTCCACGAGCGGCACGGCATCGAGACGACCCAGGCCACGCTCTCGCGTGACCTGGACGAACTGGGCGCGGTGAAGCTCCGCGGCGCGGACGGCGGGCAGCCGGTCTACCGCATCCCCGAGGACGGCAGCCCCGTGCGCGGGGTCGAGGGCGGCACGGGGCGGCTCGCCCGGTTGCTGGGGGAGCTGCTCGTGTCCGCCGACGCGAGTGGGAACCTGGCGGTCCTGCGGACCCCGCCGGGCGCGGCGCACTACCTCGCGAGCGCACTCGACCGGGCCGCACTGCACGACGTCGTCGGCACCATCGCCGGCGACGACACGGTCATCGTCGTCGCCCGTGAGCCCCTCACCGGGGCGGAGCTGGCGGAACGGCTGCAGGACCTGCCCCGGAGGGCCCACGCGGCCGCCGGGACGCACGACGAACGAGAAGGAGAGCCGACATGACCGACGCGGACCCCCGACAGGGCGCGGTCGCCGGTGGCGGAGCGCTGTGGGGTGGCCGGTTCGCGTCCGGTCCGGCCGACGCGCTCGCGGCGCTGTCGAAGTCCACCCACTTCGACTGGGCACTGGCCCCCTACGACATCCGCGGCTCGAAGGCGCACGCCCGGGTCCTGCACCGCGCCGGTCTGCTGACCGACGAGGAGCTGTCGGGAATGCACAAGGCGCTCGACGAGCTCGCCGCCGACGTCGCCTCCGGGGCGTTCGGCCCCGACCCGGGCGATGAGGACGTGCACACCGCACTGGAGCGCGGCCTCATCGAGCGGGCCGGTGCCGACC harbors:
- a CDS encoding acetylornithine transaminase encodes the protein MTTHAQRWQAALMNNYGTPPLTLVRGEGARVWDAEGRAYLDLYSGIAVNALGHAHPAVVEAVSEQVRTLGHTSNFFITEPALQLAERLQALLGRDDARTLLCNSGTEANEAAFKIVRRTGRPEIIACEGAFHGRTMGALALTGQPAKRAPFEPMPAGVTHIPFGDVAALDAAVTERTAAVFLEPILGEAGVIVPPEGYLAEARRITAERGALLVLDEVQTGIGRTGYWFAHQAHGIVPDAITLAKGLGGGLPIGACVGFGAAAALLEPGQHGTTFGGNPVSCAAALAVLDTVAAEGLLAHVDRLGKEIRSRIEGLGHPLVGDVSGAGLHIGVGLTAPVAAPAAAAARDAGILVNNATPDRLRLAPALTLTGDEAEEFLTALPAVLDAAAAQHEGQGN
- the argF gene encoding ornithine carbamoyltransferase produces the protein MVRHLLRDDDLTPAEQAEVLDLADRLKADPFAERPLAGPRAVGVVFDKSSTRTRVSFEAGISQLGGTAIILDGTTSQLGRGETISDTSRVLSRYVDAIVWRTSGQERIEEMACAATVPVVNALTDLFHPCQILADLQTVRERFGRLAGLTLTYLGDGANNVAHSLLLGGATAGLHVRIAAPAGFTPDDGVLRDAKTRAEQTGGSVTLVADPVAAVAGAQVVVTDTWTSMGQEDDGLDRVAPFRPYQVNAALLERAAPDAVVLHCLPAHRGDEITDEVLDGPASAVWDEAENRLHAQKALLTWLLRHG
- a CDS encoding arginine repressor, which codes for MGEADRDRRNPVSRASRQAAVIDVVWNYELSSQVEIIGLLHERHGIETTQATLSRDLDELGAVKLRGADGGQPVYRIPEDGSPVRGVEGGTGRLARLLGELLVSADASGNLAVLRTPPGAAHYLASALDRAALHDVVGTIAGDDTVIVVAREPLTGAELAERLQDLPRRAHAAAGTHDEREGEPT